A DNA window from Ficedula albicollis isolate OC2 chromosome 28, FicAlb1.5, whole genome shotgun sequence contains the following coding sequences:
- the MARCH2 gene encoding E3 ubiquitin-protein ligase MARCH2 isoform X2, translated as MGQQFTSDVWQREGMLYISDGPICRICHEGGNGEGLLSPCDCTGTLGTVHKSCLEKWLSSSNTSYCELCHTEFVVERRPRPLTEWLKDPGPRNEKRTLFCDMVCFLFITPLAAVSGWLCLRGAQDHLQFNSRLEAVGLIALTIALFTIYVLWTLVSFRYHCQLYSEWRRTNQKVRLMLPAPRSPRPAPHPLLAAKLGKKSADETTV; from the exons aTGGGTCAGCAGTTCACCAGTGATGTTTGGCAGAGAGAAGGGATGTTATACA TTAGTGATGGTCCCATCTGTCGAATCTGTCATGAAGGTGGAAATGGGGAGGGACTTCTTTCCCCATGTGACTGCACAGGAACACTGGGCACCGTGCACAAGAGCTGCCTGGAAAAATGGTTATCCTCCTCCAACACAAGTTACTGTGAGCTCTGCCACACAGAATTTGTTGTAGAAAGAAGACCAAGACCTTTGACAGAG TGGCTGAAGGACCCGGGGCCCCGCAATGAGAAGAGGACGCTGTTCTGTGACATGGTGTGCTTCCTGTTCATCACCCCGCTGGCCGCCGTCTcgggctggctgtgcctgcgCGGGGCCCAGGACCACCTGCAGTTCAACAGCCGCCTGGAGGCCGTCGGGCTCATAGCACTCACCATTGCACTTTTCACCATCTACGTCCTGTGGACACTG GTCTCGTTCCGCTACCACTGCCAGCTGTACTCGGAGTGGCGAAGGACCAACCAGAAAGTGCGCCTGATGCTGCCGGCCCCGCGGAGCCCCCGCCCCGCGCCCCACCCGCTCCTCGCCGCCAAGCTCGGGAAGAAGAGCGCGGACGAGACCACCGTGTGA
- the MARCH2 gene encoding E3 ubiquitin-protein ligase MARCH2 isoform X1 gives MTTGDCCHLPGSLCECPGSAALAKAAQEPAPGRPQYIAQVTAKDGRLLSTVIKALGAQSDGPICRICHEGGNGEGLLSPCDCTGTLGTVHKSCLEKWLSSSNTSYCELCHTEFVVERRPRPLTEWLKDPGPRNEKRTLFCDMVCFLFITPLAAVSGWLCLRGAQDHLQFNSRLEAVGLIALTIALFTIYVLWTLVSFRYHCQLYSEWRRTNQKVRLMLPAPRSPRPAPHPLLAAKLGKKSADETTV, from the exons ATGACGACGGGCGACTGCTGCCACCTGCCCGGCTCCCTGTGCGAGTGCCCGGGCAGCGCGGCGCTGGCCAAGGCGGCGCAGGAGCCGGCGCCGGGCCGCCCGCAGTACATCGCGCAGGTCACCGCCAAGGACGGCCGCCTGCTCTCCACCGTCATCAAGGCGCTGGGCGcccagag TGATGGTCCCATCTGTCGAATCTGTCATGAAGGTGGAAATGGGGAGGGACTTCTTTCCCCATGTGACTGCACAGGAACACTGGGCACCGTGCACAAGAGCTGCCTGGAAAAATGGTTATCCTCCTCCAACACAAGTTACTGTGAGCTCTGCCACACAGAATTTGTTGTAGAAAGAAGACCAAGACCTTTGACAGAG TGGCTGAAGGACCCGGGGCCCCGCAATGAGAAGAGGACGCTGTTCTGTGACATGGTGTGCTTCCTGTTCATCACCCCGCTGGCCGCCGTCTcgggctggctgtgcctgcgCGGGGCCCAGGACCACCTGCAGTTCAACAGCCGCCTGGAGGCCGTCGGGCTCATAGCACTCACCATTGCACTTTTCACCATCTACGTCCTGTGGACACTG GTCTCGTTCCGCTACCACTGCCAGCTGTACTCGGAGTGGCGAAGGACCAACCAGAAAGTGCGCCTGATGCTGCCGGCCCCGCGGAGCCCCCGCCCCGCGCCCCACCCGCTCCTCGCCGCCAAGCTCGGGAAGAAGAGCGCGGACGAGACCACCGTGTGA